Proteins found in one Cataglyphis hispanica isolate Lineage 1 chromosome 15, ULB_Chis1_1.0, whole genome shotgun sequence genomic segment:
- the LOC126854880 gene encoding tudor and KH domain-containing protein-like isoform X1, whose product MKWISNLDKKFVIPIFLGISLTTLGCISLATLFYPVFEKDDETKDDSNNTKRSCKIITSTCTPVEYKIPKQFASAVIGRGGSMIQKIQDATGTIIIMSNNDIECPYRLCMIHGNEIEGIRLAKSMIKNIVDNQPIIETYEMFVPFEVCGSFGIGYFGILKKHGGIVQQIQRSSGAKLTLENDVHKSEDGWKSKIIIKGTAEQIALAVTQIKDKIQEEHKARAQLKCEQTTTARTPRTSPSKNNQSIIETYEFFVPHKVWGRIIEKNENTVQQIQSFSGVEIVIPEKDPANISQNDESSLMLRGTGEQIELAIAQMKNKIREEIDLNVDLTITSRKIPTYNPAFDNIYMDDDRSESSQISLVQAEDVMEVYVTVMATPSLFWIHVVGPANRALDNLVFEMTEYYNKEENRELHTLEKIIPGQMVAAKAGYEKKWYRAQVVGTAEDFLYCLFYVDYGETVVLPPEDILELRTDMLAIRVQAVQCSVANMKPYRENFWTSEACDMFSKLLHVGQWKPLIAKVKGYKKHPRIGYGDTVEDSLIPCIDLYDTDGNKVINVRETMIRSGLAQFEEEDWSIASSTLSEDKHDFSSDSSHPTHLG is encoded by the exons atgaaGTGGATatcaaatttagataaaaagttCGTAATACCTATTTTTCTTGGCATATCTTTGACAACTCTTGGTTGTATATCCCTAGCAACCTTGTTCTATCCTGTGTTTGAAAAG GATGATGAGACAAAAGATGATAGTAATAATACAAAGAGATCTTGTAAGATAATAACATCTACATGCACTCcagtagaatataaaatacctAAACAATTTGCATCTGCTGTAATTGGTAGAGGTGGTTCAATGATCCAAAAGATACAAGATGCAACTggcacaattattattatgagtaATAATGATATAGAGTGTCCATATCGTCTCTGCATGATACACGGTAATGAAATTGAAGGCATTCGTTTAGCAAAGTCGATGATCAAAAACATAGTAGACAATCAGCCTATCATCGAGACCTATGAAATGTTTGTGCCATTTGAAGTTTGCGGATCCTTTGGAATTGGGTACtttggaattttaaaaaaacatggaGGTATTGTGCAACAGATACAAAGATCTTCTGGTGCAAAACTCACACTAGAGAATGATGTTCATAAATCTGAAG atggatggaaaagcaaaataataataaaaggaaCTGCTGAACAAATAGCATTAGCAGTTActcaaataaaagataaaatccaAGAAGAACACAAAGCTCGAGCTCAGTTGAAATGTGAACAAACCACAACTGCAAGAACCCCTAGAACATCACCTAGTAAAAACAATCAGTCTATTATTGAGacttatgaattttttgtacCACATAAAGTTTGGGGAAgaatcatagaaaaaaatgaaaatactgTACAGCAAATACAAAGTTTCTCTGGTGTAGAAATTGTAATTCCTGAGAAAGATCCTGCTAATATATCTCAaa ACGATGAAAGCAGCCTAATGTTACGAGGAACTGGTGAGCAAATAGAGCTAGCCATTGCtcagatgaaaaataaaattcgagaGGAAATAGACTTGAATGTTGACCTCACAATCACTTCAAGAAAAATACCAACATACAATCCAGCCTTTGACAATATTTACATGGACGACGACCGTTCAGAATCTTCGCAAATTTCTTTAGTACaag CAGAAGATGTAATGGAAGTATATGTCACCGTAATGGCAACACCAAGTTTATTTTGGATTCATGTGGTTGGTCCTGCGAACAGAGCTTTAGATAATTTAGTGTTCGAAATGacagaatattacaataaagagGAAAATCGTGAACTTCATACTTTggaaaaa ataataccAGGCCAGATGGTAGCAGCCAAAGcaggttatgaaaaaaaatggtatCGCGCGCAAGTAGTAGGTACAGCAGAAGACTTTCTATACTGTCTCTTTTATGTGGATTACGGAGAGACTGTTGTTCTTCCTCCAGAGGATATATTGGAGCTGCGTACGGATATGTTGGCTATACGAGTGCAGGCCGTGCAATGTTCAGTGGCAAATATGAAGCCATATAG AGAAAACTTTTGGACCTCCGAAGCTTGCGACATGTTCTCCAAACTCTTACATGTGGGGCAATGGAAACCTTTGATCGCTAAAGttaaaggatataaaaaacatCCGCGGATCGGTTACGGGGACACTGTGGAAGATTCACTGATTCCTTGCATTGATCTTTACGACACGGATGGCAATAAG GTCATCAATGTTAGGGAAACTATGATACGTTCAGGATTGGCTCAATTTGAGGAAGAAGACTGGTCAATCGCGAGTTCCACATTATCAGAAGATAAGCATGACTTTTCGTCCGATTCATCTCATCCGACTCATCTTGGTTGA
- the LOC126855001 gene encoding ragulator complex protein LAMTOR3-A, translating to MTVELKKFLYELLSNVEGLHSILITDRDGVPVISVANEKAPELATRASFLSTFGMATDQGSKLGLGKNKTIICMYSNYQVIQMNKLPLVVSFIASHNCNTGHILSLENKIDPILCSLKNAVVEA from the exons ATGACAGTT gaattgaaaaagtttctttatgaattattaagcAATGTGGAAGGTCTGCATAGCATATTAATTACAGACAGAGATGGGGTACCTGTCATATCTGTAGCCAATGAAAAGGCACCAGAATTAGCTACAAGAGCTAGTTTTTTATCTACTTTCGGAATGGCTACAGATCAAGGAAGTAAATTGGGTCTTGGAAagaataaaactattatatgcatgtatagTAATTACCag GTAATCCAGATGAATAAATTACCATTGGTTGTTAGTTTTATTGCTAGTCACAATTGTAACACTGGTCATATATTATCGTTGGAAAATAAGATCGATCCTATTCTATgtagtttaaaaaatgcagTAGTGGAAGCCTGA
- the LOC126854880 gene encoding tudor and KH domain-containing protein-like isoform X2 — MKWISNLDKKFVIPIFLGISLTTLGCISLATLFYPVFEKDDETKDDSNNTKRSCKIITSTCTPVEYKIPKQFASAVIGRGGSMIQKIQDATGTIIIMSNNDIECPYRLCMIHGNEIEGIRLAKSMIKNIVDNQPIIETYEMFVPFEVCGSFGIGYFGILKKHGGIVQQIQRSSGAKLTLENDVHKSEDGWKSKIIIKGTAEQIALAVTQIKDKIQEEHKARAQLKCEQTTTARTPRTSPSKNNQSIIETYEFFVPHKVWGRIIEKNENTVQQIQSFSGVEIVIPEKDPANISQNDESSLMLRGTGEQIELAIAQMKNKIREEIDLNVDLTITSRKIPTYNPAFDNIYMDDDRSESSQISLVQEDVMEVYVTVMATPSLFWIHVVGPANRALDNLVFEMTEYYNKEENRELHTLEKIIPGQMVAAKAGYEKKWYRAQVVGTAEDFLYCLFYVDYGETVVLPPEDILELRTDMLAIRVQAVQCSVANMKPYRENFWTSEACDMFSKLLHVGQWKPLIAKVKGYKKHPRIGYGDTVEDSLIPCIDLYDTDGNKVINVRETMIRSGLAQFEEEDWSIASSTLSEDKHDFSSDSSHPTHLG; from the exons atgaaGTGGATatcaaatttagataaaaagttCGTAATACCTATTTTTCTTGGCATATCTTTGACAACTCTTGGTTGTATATCCCTAGCAACCTTGTTCTATCCTGTGTTTGAAAAG GATGATGAGACAAAAGATGATAGTAATAATACAAAGAGATCTTGTAAGATAATAACATCTACATGCACTCcagtagaatataaaatacctAAACAATTTGCATCTGCTGTAATTGGTAGAGGTGGTTCAATGATCCAAAAGATACAAGATGCAACTggcacaattattattatgagtaATAATGATATAGAGTGTCCATATCGTCTCTGCATGATACACGGTAATGAAATTGAAGGCATTCGTTTAGCAAAGTCGATGATCAAAAACATAGTAGACAATCAGCCTATCATCGAGACCTATGAAATGTTTGTGCCATTTGAAGTTTGCGGATCCTTTGGAATTGGGTACtttggaattttaaaaaaacatggaGGTATTGTGCAACAGATACAAAGATCTTCTGGTGCAAAACTCACACTAGAGAATGATGTTCATAAATCTGAAG atggatggaaaagcaaaataataataaaaggaaCTGCTGAACAAATAGCATTAGCAGTTActcaaataaaagataaaatccaAGAAGAACACAAAGCTCGAGCTCAGTTGAAATGTGAACAAACCACAACTGCAAGAACCCCTAGAACATCACCTAGTAAAAACAATCAGTCTATTATTGAGacttatgaattttttgtacCACATAAAGTTTGGGGAAgaatcatagaaaaaaatgaaaatactgTACAGCAAATACAAAGTTTCTCTGGTGTAGAAATTGTAATTCCTGAGAAAGATCCTGCTAATATATCTCAaa ACGATGAAAGCAGCCTAATGTTACGAGGAACTGGTGAGCAAATAGAGCTAGCCATTGCtcagatgaaaaataaaattcgagaGGAAATAGACTTGAATGTTGACCTCACAATCACTTCAAGAAAAATACCAACATACAATCCAGCCTTTGACAATATTTACATGGACGACGACCGTTCAGAATCTTCGCAAATTTCTTTAGTACaag AAGATGTAATGGAAGTATATGTCACCGTAATGGCAACACCAAGTTTATTTTGGATTCATGTGGTTGGTCCTGCGAACAGAGCTTTAGATAATTTAGTGTTCGAAATGacagaatattacaataaagagGAAAATCGTGAACTTCATACTTTggaaaaa ataataccAGGCCAGATGGTAGCAGCCAAAGcaggttatgaaaaaaaatggtatCGCGCGCAAGTAGTAGGTACAGCAGAAGACTTTCTATACTGTCTCTTTTATGTGGATTACGGAGAGACTGTTGTTCTTCCTCCAGAGGATATATTGGAGCTGCGTACGGATATGTTGGCTATACGAGTGCAGGCCGTGCAATGTTCAGTGGCAAATATGAAGCCATATAG AGAAAACTTTTGGACCTCCGAAGCTTGCGACATGTTCTCCAAACTCTTACATGTGGGGCAATGGAAACCTTTGATCGCTAAAGttaaaggatataaaaaacatCCGCGGATCGGTTACGGGGACACTGTGGAAGATTCACTGATTCCTTGCATTGATCTTTACGACACGGATGGCAATAAG GTCATCAATGTTAGGGAAACTATGATACGTTCAGGATTGGCTCAATTTGAGGAAGAAGACTGGTCAATCGCGAGTTCCACATTATCAGAAGATAAGCATGACTTTTCGTCCGATTCATCTCATCCGACTCATCTTGGTTGA
- the LOC126854999 gene encoding probable palmitoyltransferase ZDHHC24 yields the protein MIIRKKIWPRTIGDLVSMIFVLIIVPLMYWFGLWIVLPALYKNEILLYSLHFVLGTFIMLNIVGNFTYTVLCDTSIKRCIVPVSTAEVADGWRLCAICECLSPPRSWHCNICDTCILKRDHHCVFTGCCVGYHNHRYFVMFLWYLFLGAAYAFSYGSFFIWTRISFEFPMSIIKMVFPVAIFFFGFDSSIDQFYLLLYIVSTVGTLYTGVLCFYHFNLILRGIVGHESNKKDFTYNMGWKDNVKEVFGERWYLTWLLPYIKSQLPHDGVSWHYLCSKKD from the coding sequence ATGATAATCCGAAAAAAGATATGGCCACGAACTATCGGCGATTTGGTGTCGATGATCTTCGTGTTGATCATAGTGCCTCTTATGTACTGGTTCGGATTATGGATAGTGCTACCGGCATTATACAAGAACGAGATTCTATTGTACTCCCTCCATTTCGTCCTCGGTACTTTCATCATGTTGAACATTGTAGGTAATTTCACGTACACAGTATTATGCGACACCAGCATCAAGAGGTGCATAGTGCCTGTAAGCACGGCGGAAGTTGCGGACGGATGGAGGCTGTGTGCCATCTGCGAGTGCCTCTCGCCGCCGCGATCCTGGCACTGCAATATCTGCGACACTTGCATCCTGAAGCGGGATCACCATTGCGTGTTCACCGGATGCTGCGTGGGCTACCACAATCACAGATACTTCGTCATGTTTCTGTGGTATTTGTTCCTCGGCGCGGCGTATGCCTTCTCCTACGGCAGTTTTTTCATCTGGACTAGAATATCCTTCGAATTCCCGATGTCTATCATTAAGATGGTCTTTCCCGTGGCGATCTTCTTTTTCGGTTTTGACAGTTCCATCGATCAATTTTACTTATTGCTGTATATCGTGTCAACAGTGGGTACTCTGTATACTGGAGTGTTGTGCTTTTATCACTTTAATTTGATTCTCAGAGGCATCGTAGGTCATGAGAGCAATAAGAAAGattttacatacaatatgGGTTGGAAGGACAATGTTAAAGAGGTATTTGGAGAACGATGGTATTTGACATGGTTGCTTCCTTATATTAAATCACAGTTACCCCATGATGGAGTCTCATGGCATTATTTGTGttcaaaaaaagattga
- the LOC126854897 gene encoding uncharacterized protein LOC126854897: MNNLKIALMLLCAIYGVLGGRRYIAIPVDGIEGIDVIEVNPITSSLSRVARQTEAYIPVAIPSVVHQDDSREQRSATHVLDYVDFGGQTGSNGAFSWYADYPAHHL; this comes from the exons ATGAATAATTTg AAGATCGCGTTGATGTTGCTATGCGCCATTTACGGCGTATTGGGAGGTCGACGTTACATCGCAATCCCCGTTGACGGTATTGAAGGTATCGACGTCATTGAGGTGAACCCAATCACATCCTCATTGTCCAGGGTGGCTCGACAAACGGAGGCATACATACCGGTCGCTATACCCAGCGTCGTTCATCAGGATGACTCGAGAGAACAGCGATCGGCCACACATGTCCTAGATTATGTCGATTTTGGGGGTCAGACTGGCTCCAACGGAGCCTTTAGCTGGTACGCCGACTATCCAGctcatcatttataa
- the LOC126855328 gene encoding glyoxylate reductase/hydroxypyruvate reductase-like, protein MSLSGLPHVLVTSSATPTPGIDLLRTKCNVTIMPNIVNTREQMLQAIPGYDAIFLVDKNKVNSEFLDIAGPNLKVISTMSAGYDHMDIPEIKRRGIKVGHTPMVLSAAVAEIAVLLMLSAARRAHEGRMMLEQNQVQNGPQWLLGHDLRGSTVGIFGLGNIGQAIVKRLMAFEVERFIYTGHSRKKAGDELGATFVSFDDLLEQSDFLVVAAPLNNETRGIFNDSAFDKMKKTAIFVNIARGQIVNTDSLVRALRNKKIFAAGLDVTDPEPLPPDHKLLKLPNAEIIPHLGSATIKTRNDMSTIAAQNIINGLEGKPLVYSL, encoded by the exons ATGAGCTTGTCGGGCCTACCACATGTTTTGGTCACTAGCAGTGCAACACCGACACCCGGCATCGATTTGCTTCGAACaaa atGCAACGTCACTATTATGCCAAATATCGTAAACACTCGAGAACAAATGTTACAAGCTATACCTGGATATGATGCTATCTTTCTTGTCGACAAAAATAAAGTCAACAGTGAATTTCTGGATATTGCCG GCCCAAACTTAAAAGTCATATCGACAATGTCAGCTGGTTACGATCACATGGATATCCCAGAAATTAAAAGGAGAGGAATCAAGGTCGGGCACACGCCGATGGTACTATCGGCTGCAGTTGCGGAGATAGCTGTGCTTTTAATGTTATCTGCAGCGAGACGCGCTCATGAGGGTCGCATGATGTTGGaaca AAATCAAGTGCAAAACGGACCACAATGGTTGTTGGGACACGATTTACGAGGCTCGACTGTCGGTATCTTTGGTTTGGGAAATATTGGTCAAGCAATCGTTAAACGATTAATGGCATTCGAAGTAGAACGCTTTATCTATACCGGACATTCGCGCAAGAAAGCag GTGATGAACTTGGAGCAACGTTTGTATCTTTCGACGATCTTTTGGAGCAAAGCGACTTTCTCGTGGTCGCAGCTCCCCTGAATAACGAAACCAGAGGAATTTTCAACGATAGTGCTttcgataaaatgaaaaaaacagcCATTTTCGTGAACATAGCTCGCGGTCAAATTGTCAATACCGATTCGCTGGTAAGAGCCCTTCGTAATAAGAAGATATTCGCTGCCGGATTGGATGTTACTGACCCGGAACCGCTACCACCAGATCATAAACTTTTGAAGCTACCTAATGctg AAATTATACCACATTTGGGCAGCGCGACGATCAAGACCCGCAACGACATGTCGACAATTGCAGcacagaatattattaatggtcTTGAAGGCAAACCTTTAGTTTATtccttataa